A single region of the Triticum dicoccoides isolate Atlit2015 ecotype Zavitan chromosome 2B, WEW_v2.0, whole genome shotgun sequence genome encodes:
- the LOC119367734 gene encoding uncharacterized protein LOC119367734, with product MAMQMSAAGGVEVEFLSDPVDRFPLRDLAAAQPLVAYETYKSMECEPAESSIGDVGDAPVNSNCNAIALSAAASEHSTGKDTPEAPGWRKRMRVGSSSSERHPCADRMSALEATLRSYAEKKMTLS from the exons ATGGCGATGCAGATGTCGGCCGCCGGAGGTGTTGAAGTCGAGTTTTTGTCAGATCCCGTCGACAG ATTTCCACTGCGAGATCTCGCTGCCGCACAGCCCTTGGTTGCTTACGAGACGTACAAATCCATGGAGTGTGAGCCTGCTGAGTCCAGCATTGGTGATGTGGGAGACGCTCCGGTCAACAGTAATTGCAATGCGATTGCCTTGTCTGCAGCAGCATCTGAGCATTCTACGGGCAAAGACACCCCTGAAGCCCCAGGCTGGAGGAAGAG AATGCGAGTCGGAAGTTCATCTAGCGAGCGCCACCCATGCGCTGATAGGATGAGTGCTTTGGAAGCAACACTAAGAAGCTATGCAGAGAAAAAAATGACACTGTCGTAG
- the LOC119363846 gene encoding leucine-rich repeat receptor-like serine/threonine-protein kinase BAM1 — protein MRHHHLPLFVLLAALAVREAAGGDADALLAAKAALDDPTGSLASWSNASTGLCAWSGVSCDPRSGAVVGVDLSGRNLSGAVPRALSRLPYLARLNLAANSLSGPIPPSLSRLGLLVYLNLSSNLLNGSFPPPLTRLRALRVLDLYNNNFTGSLPLEVVRMAQLRHLHLGGNFFSGEIPPEYGGWRRLQYLAVSGNELSGKIPPELGNLTSLRELYIGYYNNYSGGIPAELGNMTELVRLDAANCGLSGEIPPELGNLAKLDTLFLQVNGLTGGIPPVLGRLGSLSSLDLSNNALSGEIPATFAALKNLTLFNLFRNRLRGDIPEFVGDLPGLEVLQLWENNFTGGIPRRLGRNGCFQLLDLSSNRLTGTLPPELCAGGKLETLIALGNSLFGPIPDSLGKCKALTRVRLGENFLNGSIPEGLLELPNLTQVELQDNLLSGSFPAVVSAGGPNLGGISLSNNQLTGALPASIGSFSGLQKLLLDQNAFTGAIPPEIGLLQQLSKADLSGNSFNGGVPPEIGKCRLLTYLDVSQNKLSGDIPPAISGMRILNYLNLSRNQLDGEIPVTIAAMQSLTAVDFSYNNLSGLVPVTGQFSYFNATSFVGNPGLCGPYLGPCRPGGAGTDHDVHTHGGLSSSLKLIIVLVLLAFSIAFAAMAILKARSLKKASEARAWRLTAFQRLEFTCDDVLDSLKEENMIGKGGAGTVYKGTMPDGDHVAVKRLSTMSRGSSHDHGFSAEIQTLGRIRHRYIVRLLGFCSNNETNLLVYEYMPNGSLGELLHGKKGGHLHWDTRYKIAVEAAKGLCYLHHDCSPPILHRDVKSNNILLDSDFEAHVADFGLAKFLQDSGTSECMSAIAGSYGYIAPEYAYTLKVDEKSDVYSFGVVLLELITGKKPVGEFGDGVDIVHWIKMMTDSKREQVIKIMDPRLSTVPVHEVMHVFYVALLCVEEQSVQRPTMREVVQILSELPKPSTKHGEEQLTGSGDGDESGPVGPPETVEPATDEAKEQHQQQQPSSPSSLPPNLISI, from the exons ATgcgccaccaccacctccccctcttCGTCCTGCTCGCCGCGCTCGCCGTCagggaggcggccggcggcgacgCGGACGCGCTGCTTGCTGCCAAGGCCGCGCTCGATGACCCGACCGGCTCGCTCGCGTCGTGGTCGAACGCCAGCACTGGCCTCTGCGCGTGGTCTGGCGTGTCGTGCGACCCGCGCTCCGGCGCGGTCGTCGGCGTCGACCTCTCCGGACGCAACCTCTCTGGTGCCGTCCCACGCGCCCTCTCCCGGCTACCCTACCTCGCGCGTCTCAACCTCGCCGCCAACTCCCTCTCCGGTCCCATCCCGCCGTCGCTCTCCCGGCTCGGGCTCCTCGTCTACCTCAACCTCTCCAGCAACCTGCTGAACGGCTCCTTCCCGCCGCCGCTCACGCGGCTCCGCGCGCTCCGGGTTCTTGATTTGTACAACAACAACTTCACCGGCTCGCTCCCGCTCGAGGTCGTCAGGATGGCGCAGCTCCGGCACCTCCACCTCGGAGGCAACTTCTTCTCCGGGGAGATTCCGCCAGAGTacggcgggtggaggaggctgcagTATCTCGCCGTCTCCGGCAACGAGCTGTCAGGGAAGATACCCCCCGAACTGGGAAACTTGACGAGCCTCAGAGAGCTCTACATAGGCTACTACAATAACTACTCCGGGGGGATACCGGCAGAGCTGGGGAACATGACGGAGCTTGTGCGACTCGACGCGGCCAACTGCGGGCTCTCTGGCGAGATCCCACCGGAGCTCGGGAATCTCGCGAAGCTGGACACGCTGTTCCTGCAGGTGAACGGGCTCACCGGCGGCATCCCGCCGGTGCTGGGTCGACTCGGGAGCCTCAGCTCGCTCGACCTGTCGAACAACGCGCTCTCCGGCGAGATTCCGGCGACCTTCGCGGCCCTCAAGAACCTCACCCTGTTCAACCTCTTCCGAAACAGGCTCAGGGGTGACATCCCCGAGTTCGTCGGCGACCTGCCCGGCCTCGAGGTGTTGCAGCTGTGGGAAAACAACTTCACCGGCGGCATCCCGCGCCGCCTTGGCCGTAACGGCTGCTTCCAGCTGCTCGACCTCTCGTCGAACAGGCTCACGGGCACCCTCCCGCCGGAGCTCTGCGCCGGAGGCAAGCTGGAGACGCTCATCGCGCTCGGAAACTCGCTCTTCGGTCCAATCCCGGATTCTCTCGGGAAATGCAAGGCGCTCACCCGCGTTCGCCTCGGCGAGAACTTCTTGAATGGTTCAATCCCCGAAGGTCTATTGGAGCTGCCGAATCTGACCCAGGTGGAGCTCCAGGACAACCTCCTATCGGGCAGCTTCCCGGCTGTGGTGAGCGCGGGCGGGCCGAATCTTGGGGGGATCAGCCTCTCCAACAACCAGCTCACCGGCGCGTTGCCGGCATCCATTGGGAGCTTCTCTGGGCTGCAGAAGCTGCTTCTTGATCAGAATGCGTTCACCGGCGCAATACCGCCGGAGATTGGACTGCTACAACAGCTGTCCAAGGCTGACCTCAGCGGCAATTCATTCAATGGTGGCGTGCCGCCGGAGATTGGGAAATGCCGGTTGCTCACCTACCTTGATGTTAGCCAGAACAAGCTGTCTGGAGATATACCGCCGGCTATTTCAGGCATGCGGATACTGAACTATCTGAACCTGTCCCGGAACCAGCTTGATGGAGAGATACCAGTAACCATTGCTGCGATGCAGAGCCTCACGGCCGTGGACTTCTCATACAACAACCTGTCTGGGCTCGTGCCGGTGACCGGGCAGTTCAGCTACTTCAACGCCACGTCCTTCGTCGGCAACCCAGGCTTGTGTGGACCATACCTCGGGCCATGCCGCCCCGGCGGTGCTGGCACAGACCATGACGTACACACTCATGGTGGACTGTCCAGTAGCCTCAAGCTGATCATCGTCCTCGTCTTGCTTGCCTTCTCCATTGCATTTGCTGCCATGGCAATCTTGAAAGCCCGGTCACTGAAGAAAGCCAGCGAAGCGCGTGCATGGAGGCTCACCGCGTTCCAGCGCCTTGAATTCACCTGCGACGACGTGCTGGATAGCCTCAAGGAAGAGAACATGATTGGCAAAGGTGGAGCTGGGACCGTGTACAAGGGGACGATGCCAGATGGTGACCATGTTGCGGTGAAAAGGCTTTCCACGATGAGTCGTGGCTCGTCGCATGACCATggtttctctgccgagatacaaaCTCTTGGGAGGATTCGGCACCGGTACATTGTGCGGCTGCTTGGCTTCTGCTCCAACAATGAAACTAATCTCCTGGTGTATGAGTATATGCCTAATGGCAGCCTGGGGGAGCTACTCCATGGAAAGAAGGGCGGCCACCTGCACTGGGATACTCGGTACAAGATAGCTGTTGAGGCTGCCAAGGGGCTATGCTATCTTCACCATGATTGCTCACCACCCATCCTGCACCGCGATGTCAAATCAAACAACATTCTCCTTGACTCTGATTTCGAAGCACATGTTGCTGATTTCGGGCTTGCCAAGTTCTTGCAGGACTCTGGCACATCAGAGTGCATGTCAGCCATTGCCGGTTCTTACGGCTATATTGCTCCAG AGTACGCGTATACTCTCAAGGTGGATGAAAAGAGCGATGTTTACAGCTTCGGTGTAGTGCTTCTTGAGCTGATTACAGGAAAGAAGCCGGTAGGGGAGTTTGGCGATGGTGTGGACATTGTTCACTGGATCAAGATGATGACGGATTCCAAAAGGGAGCAGGTTATCAAGATCATGGACCCAAGGCTGTCAACAGTGCCCGTGCATGAGGTAATGCACGTCTTCTATGTTGCGTTGCTTTGTGTGGAGGAACAGAGCGTGCAGCGACCCACAATGCGGGAGGTGGTGCAAATCCTCAGTGAGCTACCCAAGCCGAGTACGAAGCATGGAGAGGAGCAGCTTACTGGTAGTGGTGATGGTGATGAATCTGGTCCTGTAGGACCTCCTGAAACTGTGGAGCCTGCAACCGATGAAGCAAAGGAGCAGCACCAACAGCAGCAACCGAGCTCGCCGTCTTCACTGCCTCccaatctcatcagcatctga